The following nucleotide sequence is from Macaca fascicularis isolate 582-1 chromosome 15, T2T-MFA8v1.1.
agaattgcttgaacccaggaggcagaggttgcagtgagccgagatcacaccactgcactccagcctgggggatggagcaagactctgtctcaaaaaaaaaaaaaaaaaagatcaagaaaccgaggcacagaaGGGTTGGGTAACTTATCCAAGGCTGCACAGCCCGGAAGAGGCCAGACGCTGCAAGCCTGGGTGATCAGGCTCCAGGGCCAGGCTCCGCACTGGCCCTGGGTGATGTCTGGCGCAGCAGAGGCCCTCCCCACTGCCACTCTGGTCACTGGCACTGTGCCTCTGGCCTCCGGAGCTCTGACTTCCCACTGTGTCTGGCGCACATTTCAAAGGGCCGGGTATGGGGTGGCACAGGAAGGTGCTGGGGGCTCTGGTCCATTGCCCGTCAGTGCCCACGGCCCTCGCAGGGCAGGCCAGAACGAGCCCAAACAAGTGtcctgtggggtgggggggggtcaCCGAGCCCCAGGTGGTGTGGGTGGagctcctcctcctctcaggCCCCCAGACGGCCCCAGCAGCATCCACTGCTGTCCACACACCAGGAGGGTGGCCGGGCAGGCTGCTGTCTAGGCCAGGCTAACCTCTGTGGTGGGCGTGGGTGTCACTAGGGCCGGATGACGCTTGTGCAGAAACCCAAATCTGAGCAGCCAGCAGCTAGGCTGTCCTGATGACGTTCCTGGGTGAGCGCACGAGCCTCTGCTGTCTGTATATAGTCGGCCCAGGCTGTGCAGCAGAGGAGCCCGGAGCCCGGACCCCGCCATGGAGGCCAGGCTGCCGTGCACCATCCTGGGTGTCCTCGTGGTGCTCTGGGCGCAGGTGGCAGCAGCCATGGTGGAGCTGGACCAGCAGAAGGTGGCTTCTCCTTTTTTGTTGGTGGGGCTCCTCCTACACCCCCAGCCCCGCAGGCTCAGGGAAGGAGGCCTCTCCTGGTGTGGGGAGCTCGTGGGGACGCTGGTGCCCGGCTAGACACTTCCTGTTagtggcattttcttttctgctgagTCTGTGTCGGCTGCTGGGCCAGGCACACATTGGCAGGCCCAAAGAAGGTAGATGCTGGAGACGAGGATTCTTTCCTCCCGAAAATGaccgggttttttttttgttttagttttttttttttttttttttttttgagacggagtctcgctctgttgcccaggctggagtgcagtggcgcaatctcagctcactgcaagctccatctcctgggttcacgccattcttctgcctcagcctcccgagtagctgggactacaggcgcttctgccaccacgcccggctaatttttctgtagttttagtagagagggggtttcaccgtgttggccaggatggtctcgatctcctgaccttgtgatccgcccgcctcggcctcccaaagtgctgggattacaggcgtgagccaccgcgcccggccaaatgatCGGGTTTTTAAAAGTCTCAGTGGAAGTCCCGGCTGTGGGCAGGTTGCTGAGGGCAGGAGGCCCCTCCCCTGGCGTGGTTGGCAGGCTGGTGAGCTTCGCTGCCCGAGCCACCCCGTTCCCTGCCGTTTCTCACTCCGCCGCACCCTGCAGGCTTTCTTTTCCAGGCCCCTGCTCCTGGGTCCTGCCCCCGAGATCAGGCAGGGCCTGTGGTTCCTCCCCAAATGCCCCGGAAGCCCCGGGGCCTGTTCAGCAGCTCTAGATGGCCCGGTGGGGAGGAGCCGCCCTCTCGGTGTTGCTGTCTGATGGCTTGAAGGGACCCCTTGGAAGGACACACACCTGGGGACAGTTGGGCTTGGAAGGACACACACCTGGGGACAGTTGGGCTTGGAAGGACACACACCTGGGGACAGCTGGGCTCACAGATGTCCTGCTGCTTTACCGTCGAGCCTCACGGCCATCTGCTGACCTGTCAGAGCCCAGCAGGCCCCTGCCCGGGGGTTGGTGGAATGCCCCTGGGGGTCTCAGACCCACTGCCCAGCTCATGGCCGGGCTCTGCATCTCTCTAGATTGGAGGATTCTGGCGGGAAGTCGGTGTGGCCTCCTATCAAAGTCTGGTGCTGATGGCCCCAAAGCGGGTGGAGGGCTTGTTCCTCACTTTGAACGGGAGTAACCTGACCGTGAAGGTCGCATATAACAGGTAAGAGGCCTGGGGCCTGCTGGAGAGGAAGAGGCATGCACGGCCGGAGACTGGGCGTGGGCCGCTGCACGCACTGCAGCATGGGGTCTGGGTTGAGTGCCATCCTGCCGGTGAGCCAGCCCTCCCTTTGCCCACCTGCCTGGGCCCTCGACTCCCAGGCTCCTGGATCTGAATTTTCTCCCAAAGGTAAGCATAGTGTTTTAATGAAGTCCCGTGAACTCATAAGGAAGGAAAAGGGGCATGGGGCAGGTGGCTGGCTGGAGGGAACAGAGCCCCCAGAGGAAGGCCGGTGCAGCCCCCACCCGGCACATTCCCCACCTCATCCTGCTCCAGGCCCTGGGATGCTCCACAGTGCTGCCTGTGCCCTTCCTAAAGACTAGGCCCCATTCGGGGAAGGAGCCTAGCAGGTGGGACACAGGCTGGCATTTTCCTGATGGGCACTTTGCTGCCTTTCAGCTCAGGAAGCTGTGAGATAGAGAGGATTGTGGGCTCAGAAATAGACACTACGGGAAAATTTGCTTTTCCTGGTAAGTGCAGTTGCCTGTCATGGCAAGTGGAGCCTGGCTGTGCACACAGCTAGGCCTTATTGTTCCCCTTGCTGTTCCCTGCACTGTTCCCTGTGCTGTGCTGTTCCCCATGCTGTTCCCTGCACTGTGCTCTGTGCTGTTTCCCTGTACTATTCCCCATGCTGTTCCCTGCACTGTTCCCCATGCTGTTCCCTGCACATTTCATGCCCCAGACCTTCCCATTCTCCGACCAACACACTGGATCATCCTTCAAAAGCTTCTGTAGTGTCCCCAACGACTCAAGTGCTGGGACTGGGTGGGGGCTGGATGGAGTTAGACCCTGCAGACCCTGGCCTTCGAGGTCCATCCCCCTCAGAGGTCTCCCCCAACGCCATGGCCGGCTCCTGAAGGCCACAGAGAGATCCACGTGCTGGACACCGACTACGAGGGCTATGCCATCCTGCGGGTGTCCCTGATGTGGCGGGGCAGGAACTTTCACGTCCTCAAGTACTTCAGTAAGCTTGGCCTTGGGGGGCTCTGCCCAGCTGCCGCCCGTCCAGGGACTGCCCACCCAGCCCCCCTGTGCCCCACAGCTCGGAGCCTGGAGGATGAGGACCGGCTGGGGTTCTGGAGGTTTCGGGAGCTGACAGCAGACACTGGTCTCTACCTGGCGGCCCGGCCTGGTGAGCCCAGGGTCCTTGGGgtggaggctgggctgggccctGTGGGTTGGCTCTGCAGCTCCTCACGCTGGCCTTATCACGCAGGGCGGTGTGCCGAGCTTCTGAAGGAGGTGAGCCTGACCCCCGACCCTGGCCTGCACTGAAGTCCCCTGGCCCTGTCAGGAGCCCCCCGtggctccacctcccagccctGGGGTGGGGCCTGTTCACCCCTTCCTGTGAACAGGAGCCTGAACACCACTGGTGGGCAGCCCCAGAGATGAGTCTGTCTCCTAGTTTGGAAAGAGCTGGAGCCTCCAGGGTGGTGACCCTAGGCTGCTAGGCAGGGACGCTGGGAGGCTGGGGTCATGGGGTGCAGAGCTGGGTTGGGCAGGTGAGCAGAAATGGCGCCTTTTCTTTGGTGTTCCGTGCACGACTGCTGGCTGCTTCTGTCCCTGAAGGTCCTGTCGGGGGCGGGCACAGGTCCTGCGGGGACTGCCTCAGGGTCCTCTGTTGGGCACTGCAAGAACCCAGAGTCTCCCTCACCTTGCTTTGTCTTGGCCCTAGAGGTTGGGACTGTCACCCCACTTTGCAGATTGAGAAGGCATTCAGGGAGCTGAGTGCTTTGCCCAAAGCCAGGCAGCTAGGACAGAAGCCCCGGACATGTGGCCCTCATCACTGCCCCATGGGGCCTCCAGAGACCACACGGGCCTGAGCCCCCACACTTTTGTGTCGCAGGAGCTGATTTAATGGAGTTTCTGCCTCAGACCACAAGGCTCAGAGCCCCCACCCACCCCGGCGCCTCCTGGGCACCCTGCCCACCGGGTCACCTGCACCTGCTCTGAATAAACTGTGATGTCTAGCCGCCGCCTGGTGTGTCTTTCTGGAGAGCCAATGGGTGACAGGTGTGGGGGGACGTGCCTGCCCCAGGTCTGGCAATAGGAGGTGTGTTTTCTGTGGCTACTGGACAAGGCAGCATGGCTCACGTACAAGGCAGCAGCCCTGCCCTCCCGCCCTGCCAGGGTCGTGGTCAGGCTGCCCCAGGGTGCAGACCAGAGACAGAAACAGGGCTCCTGGTGGAGTCTCAGCAGGTGTCTCAAATGCATGGAGGCCACACCCCTCCTGCCTGCATCCTCCATGGCTCCCCACTGCCCAGGGCTCCAGGCTCACGGCCCGTGCCCAAGGCCCTACCTGATGGGTCTTGCTTCCGGCCTCCCTGGATCCCCAGCTGCCCAGCCCTGCTCAGTGTCCGGTTCCACGGTGGGCTCTCACCCCGTGGCCTGGGCTGCCGCCAGCCGACGGCATCACCTTCTCTTCCCGCCTGAACTGGGACACGGGAAGGGCGAGGAAAGTGGCAggtgtcggccgggcgcggtggctcaagcctgtaatcccagcactttgggaggccgagacgggcggatcacgaggtcaggagatcgagaccatcctggctaacacggtgaaaccccgtctctactaaaaaatacaaaaaactagccgggcgaggtggcgggcgcctgtagtcccggctactcgggaggctgaggcaggagaatggcgtaaacccgggaggcggagcttgcagtgagctgagatccggccactgcactccagcctgggtgacagagcgagactccgtctcaaaaaaaaaaaaaaaaagtggcaggtGTCATACCAGAGGTTCTGTGCCCAGGCCCCTGGGGATCAGCCGGTCCCCCATATACGCAGGTGAGACAACCCAGGGCTTACGAGCGTGGCTGCCTCGGGGCAGCGGCGGAAAGTGATACCTGAGGTTGAGTGGTCCTGGGGGCCGTGGGGGGAACCGCCCAAGTCGGGGGACCTCGCCAGCCCCCAGCCTCGACTGGGACACCAGAAAGGCCCTTCTAGGAACAAGGACTGCACCCTAGATGCGCCTCAAATCCAGAATCGTGCCCCCCGAGAGCCACAGGAGGGACATGTAGAGGCTGCATTCTGACAAGTTAGGGGCTCCTGGGAAACAGCCGTGACTTTGCGCAGCTGTGCCGGGCTGAGGCCCACAGGTTCAACGAGCTTAGCCTGGACTTGGATTTCCTGCTGTCACTCTCGCTGTCTGCTCAGGCTCCTGTAACAAAACACCTCAGATCGGCACCTTAAACAACAGGAGAGTATTTCCTCACCGTTCTGGAGggtggaagtccaagattaaggtgccgGAAAATGCAGTTTCTGGTGAGGGGTTCCTGCCCACTCGCGGAAGGCAGCCCCTCGCTGCGTCCTCCCCTGGGGGGGAGTGCTCTCTGGGTGCCTCTTTCTCCCCTAATAAGGACACCAGCCCTGTTAACTTAGGGCCACACCCTTTGACCTCACTTAATCTCGATCGCCTCCTAAGAGTCCTGTCTCCTGAAACAGTGACCGTGGGATCCAGGGCTTCAACGCAGGAATTTTGGGAAGGCACAATTCATCCCAGAACAACAGTCAGTTTAGACGGTGACAGTAGATGCAGGGCTGCCATCATCAACAATGTCCTGCCCAAAAGTCACTGGACGtccaaagacacagaaaaatatgacctatgttaaaaaaaaaaaaaaaaaagaagaaaagaaagttactAAAAACTGACACTGAGTAGACCCAAAGTTGTATTCAGAAGATAAAGGTCTAAAGCAGCCATTATAAGtagttttaaaaaagcaagataggccgggcgcggtggctcacgcctgtaatcccagcactctgggaggccgaggtgggtggatcacaaggtcaggagattgagaccatggtgaaaccccgtctctactaaaaatacaaaaaattagccgggcgcggtggcgggcgcctgtagtcccagctacttgggaggctgaggcaggaacccgggaggcggagcttgcagtgagccaagatcgtgccactgcactccagcctggggggacagagcgagactcccgtctcaaaaaaaaaaaaaaaaaagcaagatataCTCTAAGGAAAGAAATAGTGACATGATAGTATTAAAGGACTAATTGATAAAGAAAGAATTAAGGAGTGAATGTAGGAGATCAGATCAGGAAATCAACagcaaaatggaaattataaaaaagaaaaaattatggaaCTGAAAGGTGCAGTAAGTGAAAAATTTACTGGAAGGAATAGATTGGCCATGGCAAAAATAAGGTCCATGAATTTGAGCACAAATCAATGTAAATTATCCAATCTGaggaacagagaagaaaatggtTGATAGCACCTCAAAGATCTGTGGGGCaagataaaaaatgtaaactagcctgagaaagaaaagagagtgagaatatatgaagaaatgtGGCCAGAATAACCCAAACTTGATGAAAACATCAACTTAGATAGCCCAGAGGCTCAGAGAAACCCAGGCGGGATGAAAAAAAAGCCTCACAAAAATCACACCTAGGGACATTATAGTCAAAGCACTGCCAACCAATGATTTGGATAAAAATTTAAGAGGATCTGTGGGTAAAACACAGGAcacagccaggcttggtggctcacacccgtaatcccagcactttgggaggccgaggtgggaggatcacttgaggtcaggagtttgagaccagcctgggcaacatagtgagtcttcatctctctttaaaaacaaacaaacaggccgggcgcggtggctcaagcctgtaatcccagcactttgggaggccgagacgggcagatcacgaggtcaggagatcgagacctttctggctaacacggtgaaaccccgtctctattaaaaaatacaaaaaactagccgggcgcggtggcggccgcctgtagtcccagctactcgggaggctgaggcaggagaatggcgggaacccgggaggcggagcttgcagtgagctgagatccggccactgcactccagcctgggcgacagagcgagactccgtctcaaaaaaaaaaaaaaaaaaaaaacaaacaaacaggccgggcgcggtggctcacgcctgtaatcccagcactttgggaggccgaggcgggtggatcacctgaggtcggcagttcaagaccagcctgaccaacatggagaaaccccgtctctactaaaaatacaaaattagccaggcatggtggcatatgcctgtaatcccagctactcgggaggctgaggcaggagaatcacttgaacccgggaggtggaggttgcggtgagctgagatcgcgccactgcactccagcctgggcaaaaagagcgaaactccatctcaagaaaaaataaataaataaataaaaataaataaaaacaaacaagccaggcgcggtggctcatgcctgtaatcccagcactttgggaggccgaggcgggtggatcacgaggtcaggagatcgagaccatcctggctagcacggtgaaatctcgtccctactaaaatttaaaaaattagccgagtgtggtggcgggcgcctgtagtcccagctgctggggaggctgaggcaggagaatggcatgaacccgggaggcagagcttgcagagagccgagatcgcaccactgcactcctgcctgggcgacacagtgagactccatctcaaaacaaacaaagaaacagaaaaagacagggcatgatatagtttggctctgtgtccccacccagatctcatgtgGCATTATTGTAAtgcccaatgttggaggtagggcttggttggaggtgattggatcacggggatGGATTTACCCTTGTTCTTGTGAtcgtgagtgagttctcaggagatctgcttgtttaaaagtgtgtagcacttcccctttcattctctctcctgctggccatGTAAAGACTTACCTGCTTCCCTTTCACTTTCAActatgattgaaagtttcctggctgggtctcaaaaaaaaaaaaaaaaaaaaaaacaaacaaacaggccgggcgcggtggctcacgcctgtaatcccagcactttgggagactgaggcaggaggattacctgaggtcaggagt
It contains:
- the LCN8 gene encoding epididymal-specific lipocalin-8; translation: MSGAAEALPTATLVTGTVPLASGALTSHCIGGFWREVGVASYQSLVLMAPKRVEGLFLTLNGSNLTVKVAYNSSGSCEIERIVGSEIDTTGKFAFPGHREIHVLDTDYEGYAILRVSLMWRGRNFHVLKYFTRSLEDEDRLGFWRFRELTADTGLYLAARPGRCAELLKEVSLTPDPGLH